A single genomic interval of Lathyrus oleraceus cultivar Zhongwan6 chromosome 7, CAAS_Psat_ZW6_1.0, whole genome shotgun sequence harbors:
- the LOC127102845 gene encoding uncharacterized mitochondrial protein AtMg00810-like — MAYILLYVDDIILTTSTDDLRKSIMMLLASEFAMKDLGPLSYFLGIAVTRHTSGIFLCQKNYVAEIFDRAGMSSCKSSATPVDTKQKLSVSSGVPLEDPTHYRSLAGTLHFGLHLYPSSIFSLTSYTDADWGGCPDTRRSTSGYCVFLGDNLISWSSKRQPTLSRSSAEAEYRGVANVVSESCWIRNLLLELHFPIPKATLVYCDNVSAIYLSGNPVQHQRTKHIEMDIHFVREKVARGQARVLHIPSRHQIADIFTKGLPRILFDDFQTSLSVREPPASTAGV; from the exons ATGGCATACATTCTtctatatgttgatgacatcatTCTCACCACATCCACTGATGATCTTCGGAAATCCATCATGATGCTCCTTGCTTCAGAATTTGCCATGAAGGATTTGGGCCCTCTTAGCTATTTTCTAGGCATTGCAGTAACCAGACATACAAGTGGTATCTTTCTTTGTCAAAAAAATTATGTAGCAGAGATCTTTGATCGGGCCGGCATGTCATCTTGCAAATCGTCTGCCACACCTGTTGACACCAAACAAAAACTCAGTGTCTCATCAGGTGTTCCGCTTGAGGACCCCACTCATTATCGGAGCCTTGCAG GCACTCTGCATTTCGGCTTACATCTGTACCCTTCATCCATCTTTAGTCTTACTTCCTACACTGATGCGGATTGGGGTGGTTGTCCTGACACAAGGCGCTCAACATCTGGTTACTGTGTCTTTCTTGGTGATAATCTTATCTCGTGGTCATCTAAACGACAACCTACTCTCTCCCGTTCTAGTGCTGAAGCTGAATATAGAGGGGTAGCCAACGTCGTGTCCGAGTCATGCTGGATTCGAAATCTTCTCCTAGAACTACATTTTCCGATCCCAAAAGCCACGTTGGTGTATTGTGACAATGTCAGTGCCATATACCTCTCCGGCAACCCCGTTCAACACCAACGGACGAAGCACATCGAGATGGATATTCACTTTGTTCGCGAGAAGGTGGCTCGCGGTCAAGCTCGTGTTCTTCATATCCCATCACGTCATCAGATTGCTGACATATTTACTAAAGGGCTCCCGCGCATACTTTTTGATGATTTTCAGACCAGTCTCAGCGTACGGGAACCTCCCGCTTCCACTGCGGGGGTGTGA
- the LOC127107878 gene encoding mitochondrial inner membrane protein OXA1, with product MAYRRCLLQRGNLIDRKFHPSFTYVIHGSEGNRDQPDEKPCSTGISSFIQSRSFRSSLNGSTGFFSSSQRGHFSPFAGYSFCRNMSTLNQDSDRITAMTDVADVLIDTTMEAVASQAPVASEVAIAAADSYLPVQALQYVIDAVHSFSGLNWWASIVLTTLLIRSATVPLLINQLKATSKLTLMRPRLEEIKEKIDRQTMDPEAVAEGQKEMSKLFKEYGVTPFTPMKGLFIQGPVFISFFLAITNMAEKMPSFKHGGAFWFTDLTTPDALYIFPVITALSFLLVVECNMQEGMEGNPMAATMKNFSRVLALLSVPFTMSFPKAIFCYWITSNLFSLSYGMVLRVPGVKKTLGIPDLPPAEPTSSPKSPFSIFPALKQAASVASGQSSFPVDSSKQPNKKPSSSAAVISQRLRSLEKQVKGRKKSKK from the exons ATGGCTTATAGACGTTGCCTCTTGCAAAGAGGGAACCTCATAGACCGGAAGTTCCACCCGTCTTTCACCTATGTTATCCATGGCAGTGAAGGGAATCGTGACCAGCCAGACGAAAAACCTTGTTCAACAGGAATCAGTAGTTTTATTCAATCAAGATCCTTTCGAAGCTCTCTTAATGGATCAACGGGTTTTTTCTCATCCTCTCAACGTGGACACTTTTCTCCATTTGCTGGATATAGTTTCTGCCGAAATATGTCTACACTGAATCAGGATTCGGATAGGATTACTGCAATGACTGATGTAGCTGATGTTCTTATTGATACTACCATGGAGGCTGTAGCTTCTCAGGCTCCAGTTGCTAGTGAAGTTGCTATTGCTGCTGCTGATTCTTATTTGCCGGTACAAGCCTTGCAGTACGTTATAGATGCAGTGCATTCCTTCAGTGGGCTAAATTG GTGGGCATCCATAGTTCTAACAACTCTCTTGATTCGAAGTGCAACTGTTCCACTCTTAATAAATCAACTCAAGGCCACTTCTAAGCTTACA CTTATGAGGCCTCGCTTAGAAGAGATAAAGGAAAAAATTGATAGACAG ACAATGGATCCAGAGGCTGTTGCTGAAGGTCAGAAGGAGATGTCAAAGCTATTCAAAGA ATATGGTGTGACTCCATTTACGCCAATGAAGGGACTCTTTATTCAAGGTCCTGTCTTCATTAGTTTTTTTCTTGCG ATAACAAACATGGCTGAAAAAATGCCATCATTCAAACACGGTGGAGCTTTCTGGTTCACTGATCTCACAACTCCAGATGCCTTATACATTTTTCCAGTTATAACTGCATTGTCATTTTTATTAGTAGTAGAG TGTAATATGCAAGAAGGAATGGAAGGAAATCCTATGGCTGCCACCATGAAAAATTTCTCAAGGGTTCTTGCTCTTCTTTCCGTTCCTTTCACCATGAGTTTTCCAAAG GCTATATTTTGTTACTGGATTACATCAAATTTGTTTTCACTTTCATATGGAATGG TGCTTAGAGTCCCTGGTGTAAAGAAAACTTTAGGTATTCCTGATTTGCCTCCTGCAGAACCCACCAGCTCTCCAAAATCTCCCTTCTCAATATTTCCAGCACTAAAACAAGCGGCATCAGTGGCAAGTGGTCAAAGCTCATTTCCAGTTGATTCATCAAAACAGCCCAATAAAAAGCCATCTTCTTCTGCTGCTGTTATCAGTCAAAGGCTTAGAAGCTTAGAGAAACAAGTAAAAGGAAGAAAGAAAAGCAAGAAGTGA
- the LOC127107881 gene encoding uncharacterized protein LOC127107881, whose amino-acid sequence MASSLLLAVVFVFDLIAFALAVAAEQRRSTASLAQNIEGRKYCQYDSDIATGLGVGSLFILVASQVIIMVVTRCLCCGKPMAPSGSRSWAICLFITAWLTFLIAASCLLAGSVRNAYHTKYRDLMGERAPSCQTLRKGVFGAGAAFIVLTGIVSELYYVSFSKANNSGIPSYARDTGVTMSNL is encoded by the exons ATGGCTTCATCTCTGTTACTTGCTGTGGTGTTTGTGTTTGATCTCATTGCTTTTGCTCTCGCTGTTGCCGCTGAACAAAGGAGGAGTACT GCCAGTTTAGCCCAAAATATTGAAGGTAGAAAGTATTGTCAATATGATTCTGACATTGCCACCGGCCTAGGTGTTGGGTCCCTCTTTATCCTTGTTGCCAGTCAAGTCATCATTATGGTTGTAACTAGATGCTTGTGCTGTGGGAAACCCATGGCACCTAGTGGATCCAGATCATGGGCAATTTGTTTATTCATCACTGCCTG GTTGACATTTCTTATTGCCGCTTCATGTCTTCTAGCTGGTTCAGTGAGGAATGCTTACCATACAAAATATAGAGATCTAATGGGAGAGAGAGCACCTTCATGTCAAACCTTAAGGAAAGGAGTATTTGGAGCTGGAGCTGCTTTCATTGTTCTTACAGGCATAGTCTCTGAGCTTTATTATGTTAGTTTTTCAAAAGCTAATAATAGTGGAATCCCTTCCTATGCTAGAGACACAGGTGTGACAATGAGCAATTTGTAA